In Pseudoduganella albidiflava, a single window of DNA contains:
- a CDS encoding glutathione S-transferase N-terminal domain-containing protein: MMVLYSGTTCPFSQRCRLVLFEKGMDFEVRDVDLFNKPEDISTMNPYGQVPILVERELILYESNIINEYIDERFPHPQLMPADPLMRARARLMLFNFEKELFVHVHTLESERNKTNDKSHDKARAEIRDRLTTLAPLFLKNKYMLGDEFSMLDVAVAPLLWRLDHYGIELSKTAAPLMKYAERIFSRPAYIEALTPSEKVMRR, translated from the coding sequence ATGATGGTTCTCTACTCGGGCACCACCTGCCCATTTTCCCAGCGCTGCCGCCTGGTCCTGTTTGAAAAAGGCATGGATTTCGAAGTGCGCGACGTCGACCTGTTCAACAAGCCGGAAGACATTTCGACGATGAACCCGTATGGCCAGGTACCGATCCTCGTCGAACGTGAGTTGATCCTGTATGAATCGAACATCATCAACGAGTATATCGACGAGCGCTTCCCGCACCCGCAGCTGATGCCGGCCGACCCGCTGATGCGCGCGCGTGCCCGCCTGATGCTGTTCAACTTCGAGAAGGAACTGTTCGTCCACGTGCACACGCTGGAAAGCGAGCGCAACAAGACGAACGACAAGAGCCACGACAAGGCCCGCGCCGAGATCCGCGACCGCCTGACCACGCTGGCACCGCTGTTCCTGAAGAACAAGTACATGCTTGGCGACGAGTTCTCGATGCTCGACGTGGCCGTGGCCCCGCTGCTGTGGCGCCTGGATCACTACGGCATCGAACTTTCGAAGACGGCGGCGCCGCTGATGAAGTATGCCGAGCGCATCTTCTCGCGCCCGGCCTACATCGAAGCGCTGACGCCGTCCGAGAAAGTGATGCGCCGGTAA
- a CDS encoding ClpXP protease specificity-enhancing factor gives MAEISTKPYMLRAIYEWCTDSGYTPYLAVKVDSATTVPMEYVKKGEIVLNISYGATSGLKMDNDSIRFHARFGGVSREIFIPVNNVMAIYANENGQGMAFEPVLGQSATAPAPAAEPPAPALSSVPSPSSAPTPVPAKPDDNGPDDGGDGPKKGGRPTLTRIK, from the coding sequence ATGGCAGAAATCTCAACCAAGCCCTACATGCTGCGCGCCATCTATGAATGGTGCACGGACAGCGGCTATACGCCTTACCTGGCGGTGAAGGTCGACTCCGCGACCACGGTGCCGATGGAGTACGTGAAGAAGGGTGAAATCGTGCTGAACATCAGCTACGGCGCCACGTCGGGACTGAAGATGGACAACGACAGCATCCGCTTCCACGCCCGCTTCGGCGGCGTGTCGCGCGAGATCTTCATCCCCGTCAATAATGTGATGGCGATCTACGCCAACGAGAACGGCCAGGGCATGGCGTTCGAGCCCGTGCTCGGCCAGTCCGCCACGGCGCCCGCACCCGCGGCGGAACCGCCCGCACCGGCGCTGTCGTCGGTACCGTCGCCGTCTTCCGCGCCCACGCCGGTGCCCGCGAAGCCCGACGACAATGGCCCGGACGACGGCGGCGACGGACCCAAGAAGGGCGGCCGGCCCACCCTGACGCGTATCAAATAG